The following are from one region of the Trichoderma breve strain T069 chromosome 5, whole genome shotgun sequence genome:
- a CDS encoding NAD dependent epimerase/dehydratase family domain-containing protein, which yields MSLETVLLTGAGGFIGAQILEQLLKSGEFHVIAPVRSEKDIQSILALHPEYSDKNVRFPVVPDLGANGACDEIFGETEINYVIHAAGRFRFENIDSQKLIYDNYDTAKSVILSAEKFCKSLQRFVLTGSVIVEITGQMKSSTFKEELTEADIVSIPLEAVRESGDPVACYVAAKAESSALLFETASKPSVSWDAVELLPAGTAGPLAHSVPDLTAGSHSLDWAYNLLSGTWKEIPPVPMFQITDVRDVALAHVLALRNEKASGQRINIVNSDSCYSHQVLANLIRSKYPELRDKVAEGTPEQLIPAGMVFYKISNAKSKEIFGSELNYTPESDTYNAYVDSVWEAMRNRDLEL from the exons ATGTCACTCGAAACAGTACTCTTGACAGGCGCTGGCGGCTTCATTGGCGCGCAGATCCTTGAACAGCTGCTGAAG TCCGGCGAGTTTCATGTTATTGCTCCCGTAAGATCAGAAAAAGACATACAAAGTATCCTTGCATTGCATCCCGAGTACAGCGATAAGAATGTTCGCTTTCCTGTTGTGCCCGATCTTGGTGCAAATGGGGCATGTGATGAGATATTTGGGGAGACAGAGATAAACTATGTTATACACGCCGCAGGTCGGTTCAGATTTGAGAATATCGATTCTCAAAAGCTCATTTACGATAATTACGACAC GGCGAAATCCGTTATCCTATCTGCAGAGAAATTCTGCAAGTCTCTCCAGCGGTTTGTCCTCACTGGCTCTGTAATAGTTGAAATCACTGGTCAAATGAAGTCTTCCACCTTCAAGGAAGAGCTCACCGAAGCCGATATTGTTTCCATCCCACTTGAGGCAGTCCGAGAAAGCGGAGATCCGGTTGCATGCTACGTTGCTGCAAAGGCTGAATCCTCAGCATTGCTCTTTGAAACAGCATCCAAACCCTCCGTATCCTGGGATGCCGTTGAACTCTTGCCTGCTGGGACGGCCGGGCCGCTTGCGCACTCCGTACCAGATCTCACAGCAGGGTCGCATTCTCTCGATTGGGCCTATAACCTACTCAGCGGAACCTGGAAAGAGATCCCACCAGTACCCATGTTCCAGATTACAGATGTGCGGGACGTAGCTTTAGCGCACGTCTTGGCTTTGCGCAACGAGAAGGCGAGTGGCCAACGGATCAATATCGTCAACTCGGACTCGTGCTATTCCCACCAGGTGTTGGCAAATTTGATTCGATCCAAGTATCCGGAGTTGAGAGACAAGGTGGCAGAAGGAACTCCCGAACAATTGATCCCAGCTGGAATGGTGTTTTACAAAATCTCGAATGCAAAGTCGAAAGAAATTTTCGGAAGTGAATTAAATTACACACCGGAAAGCGACACATATAACGCATATGTAGATAGTGTTTGGGAAGCAATGCGGAACAGGGATCTTGAACTATAG
- a CDS encoding dienelactone hydrolase family domain-containing protein: MSCPDCFRGTIHEGTPKGKEETIHNVLTYVATPETVSTSNSKIIFITDVFGFNLVNNKLLADKYAAATGCEVLVPSVIPGDLGGQTKRAGAAFKAATIFAPFAVRTRNAYPKLLNFSRDVKASLPPGAKLAVAGFCWGGMHSTKLTAEPAEQGGNVSLFDAHFVAHPAGLKTPDDFSAAANKFKVPISLAIGDLDMLLSKDKIDAIESSLKESYGEKPGDFEVKTYSSCKHGFAVRADPKRAVEDEAAMQAAAQATNWFKKYLL, encoded by the exons ATGTCTTGTCCAGACTGTTTCAGAGGGACCATCCACGAGGGAAcgccaaaaggcaaagaggaAACAATTCACAATGTCCTCACATATGTCGCCACTCCCGAGACAGTTTCCACATCAAATTCGAaaatcatcttcatcacggatgtctttggcttcaacCTTGTGAACAACAAGTTGCTAGCAGACAaatatgctgctgctaccgGATGCGAGGTCCTCGTGCCCAGCGTCATTCCAGGAG ACTTGGGAGGGCAGACAAAGAGAGCTGGGGCTGCCTTTAAAGCGGCAACTATTTTCGCCCCATTCGCAGTCCGTACTCGAAATGCGTATCCCAAACTTCTCAACTTCTCTCGCGATGTCAAAGCTTCCTTGCCGCCCGGTGCCAAGCTGGCTGTAGCCGGATTCTGCTGGGGTGGGATGCACTCGACCAAACTCACTGCAGAGCCAGCTGAACAGGGCGGAAACGTGTCACTATTCGATGCTCACTTTGTGGCTCACCCTGCTGGCCTCAAAACACCCGACGACTTTTCAGCCGCTGCCAACAAGTTCAAAGTCCCCATCAGTCTCGCTATTGGAGATCTTGATATGTTATTATCCAAAGATAAGATTGACGCTATTGAATCAAGTTTAAAAGAGTCTTATGGAGAGAAGCCGGGTGACTTTGAGGTGAAGACTTATAGTAGCTGCAAGCATGGGTTCGCTGTTCGAGCTGATCCGAAGAGggcggttgaagatgaggctgcTATGCAAGCAGCGGCACAGGCGACCAATTGGTTCAAGAAGTATCTGTTGTGA